One Corynebacterium tuberculostearicum DNA window includes the following coding sequences:
- a CDS encoding FKBP-type peptidyl-prolyl cis-trans isomerase: MDKPVIEAQSGPAPTDLVVEDIVVGDGAEAQPGAVVEVHYVGAEYETNQEFDSSWDRGQSIEFPLTGLIAGWQEGIPGMKVGGRRKLIIPPEKAYGPAGGAHPLSGRTLVFIIDLIRAD; encoded by the coding sequence ATGGATAAGCCTGTTATTGAAGCCCAGTCTGGCCCAGCGCCGACCGACCTTGTTGTAGAAGACATCGTCGTCGGCGACGGTGCTGAGGCGCAGCCTGGTGCCGTAGTGGAGGTCCACTACGTCGGCGCTGAATACGAGACCAACCAAGAATTCGATTCCTCGTGGGACCGTGGCCAGTCCATCGAGTTCCCGCTGACCGGTCTCATCGCCGGCTGGCAAGAGGGCATTCCGGGAATGAAGGTGGGCGGTCGCCGCAAGCTCATCATTCCGCCGGAAAAGGCCTACGGCCCCGCCGGTGGCGCGCACCCGCTGTCCGGCCGCACCTTGGTCTTTATTATTGACCTCATCCGCGCCGACTAA
- a CDS encoding OsmC family protein: MSEVTKQYAVYLTRLDIAVYRATNSAGASIEFGSGEGLLSPVELLLAAVAACSAVDVDVVTSRRAEPESFDVYVEGDRVSEDGAARLSEVRVGFDLSFPDTQEGNQARKLVDNLIRISHEKDCTVSRTVENPTRVKFSNDSK, encoded by the coding sequence ATGTCTGAAGTAACGAAGCAATACGCCGTATATCTCACCCGCCTCGATATCGCCGTATACCGAGCTACCAATTCCGCCGGAGCCAGCATTGAGTTTGGCAGTGGCGAGGGGCTTCTCTCCCCTGTTGAGCTTTTGCTAGCTGCCGTCGCGGCGTGTTCGGCGGTGGACGTGGATGTGGTGACATCTCGGCGCGCGGAGCCGGAATCTTTTGATGTGTATGTGGAAGGTGACCGCGTAAGCGAAGATGGAGCAGCGCGTCTGTCGGAGGTGCGAGTGGGCTTCGACCTTTCGTTCCCAGATACGCAAGAGGGCAACCAAGCGCGCAAACTGGTGGACAACCTGATTCGCATCTCCCACGAGAAGGACTGCACGGTATCGCGCACGGTTGAGAATCCCACGCGGGTGAAGTTCAGCAACGACTCGAAATAG
- a CDS encoding aldo/keto reductase, translating into MEGMTVPTVTFNDDREMPQLGLGTYKLYDEECIRVIREAIDLGYRHFDTATLYKNEEAVGTALKQAMDAGDVTRDELFITSKVWHSHQGEHKVEEAFQQSLKDLQLDYLDLYLIHWPWPQGGLYNETFEAIARLQGMGQIASIGVANFYEDVLKDLISTTGISPVLNQVEIHPGFTQSSLRAFHHDNDIVTEAWAPLARGVVLNNPAIEQAAADHEATEGQVVLSYLMSKGISVIPKSARTERLKENLAATELELTAEEVSAIDALEGQEGFGRMFNDPREFPGNEE; encoded by the coding sequence ATGGAGGGCATGACTGTGCCAACCGTAACTTTCAATGATGACCGCGAAATGCCCCAGCTGGGCTTGGGTACGTACAAGCTATATGACGAGGAATGCATCCGCGTCATCCGCGAGGCCATCGATTTGGGCTACCGCCACTTCGATACCGCCACGCTCTACAAGAATGAAGAGGCGGTAGGCACCGCCCTGAAGCAGGCAATGGATGCCGGCGACGTCACCCGCGATGAGCTCTTTATTACCTCCAAGGTGTGGCACTCCCACCAGGGTGAGCACAAGGTGGAAGAGGCATTCCAGCAGTCGCTTAAGGATCTGCAGCTGGACTACCTCGACCTGTATCTTATCCACTGGCCGTGGCCGCAGGGTGGCCTGTACAACGAGACTTTTGAGGCTATCGCCCGCCTGCAGGGTATGGGTCAGATTGCGTCCATCGGTGTGGCCAATTTCTACGAGGACGTGCTCAAGGACCTGATTTCTACCACCGGCATTTCTCCGGTGCTCAACCAGGTGGAGATCCACCCGGGCTTTACTCAGTCCAGCCTGCGTGCCTTCCATCACGATAATGACATCGTCACCGAGGCATGGGCCCCGCTGGCACGTGGCGTTGTGCTCAATAACCCCGCAATCGAGCAGGCTGCGGCTGACCACGAGGCCACCGAGGGACAGGTAGTACTGTCGTACCTTATGTCTAAGGGCATCTCCGTCATTCCGAAGTCCGCGCGCACCGAGCGGCTGAAGGAAAACTTGGCCGCCACCGAGCTGGAGCTCACGGCAGAGGAAGTATCCGCCATCGACGCCCTTGAGGGCCAGGAGGGCTTTGGCCGCATGTTCAATGACCCGCGCGAATTCCCGGGCAACGAAGAGTAA
- a CDS encoding TrmH family RNA methyltransferase: MLITDPADPRLDDIRNLNKSDRSGEGLVIAEGPLVVSRLAESRFPMRCLVGFPKKVEAYISEYGEPECPIYEVSRETLAEVAGFDMHRGLVAAADRAPEPEVSEIVDSAQTIAVLEGVGDHENIGAIFRHAAGMGVDAVLLGSGAADPLYRRSVRVSMGHVLRLPFAHLEGGFTTWQRSLQALADASFTLISLTPNPEAVHLAEAMHGLDKVAMLVGAEGPGLTEHAMKATDIRARIPMAPGTDSLNVATAAAISFYERQRSLSDLNV, encoded by the coding sequence ATGCTGATTACTGACCCCGCAGACCCTCGCCTGGACGATATTCGGAACCTCAACAAATCCGATAGGTCCGGCGAGGGTCTCGTCATTGCTGAGGGCCCGCTGGTGGTCTCCCGGCTGGCCGAATCCCGGTTCCCCATGCGCTGCCTCGTGGGTTTTCCCAAGAAAGTGGAGGCCTATATTTCTGAGTATGGCGAGCCGGAATGCCCCATCTACGAGGTCTCTCGCGAGACCCTAGCGGAGGTGGCCGGTTTCGATATGCACCGCGGGCTGGTCGCCGCTGCGGACCGCGCCCCTGAGCCGGAGGTGAGCGAGATCGTGGACTCCGCCCAGACCATCGCCGTGCTCGAGGGCGTGGGCGATCATGAAAATATCGGCGCAATTTTCCGCCATGCCGCCGGCATGGGGGTAGACGCGGTGTTGCTCGGCTCCGGTGCGGCGGATCCGCTCTACCGGCGCTCGGTGCGCGTGTCCATGGGGCACGTGCTGCGCTTGCCCTTTGCCCATTTAGAAGGCGGGTTTACTACCTGGCAGCGTTCCTTGCAGGCGCTTGCCGACGCCTCCTTTACCCTCATTTCCCTAACCCCCAACCCCGAAGCGGTGCACTTGGCCGAGGCCATGCATGGCCTGGATAAGGTGGCGATGCTCGTCGGCGCGGAGGGCCCCGGGCTTACCGAACACGCAATGAAGGCCACCGATATACGCGCACGCATACCGATGGCCCCTGGCACCGATTCTCTTAATGTGGCGACCGCCGCCGCCATTTCCTTTTATGAGCGCCAGCGCTCCTTGAGCGACTTAAACGTCTGA
- the serC gene encoding phosphoserine transaminase, translating into MSTPELTLPADLLPADGRFGCGPSKVRPAQLAAIDPAIMGTSHRQPAVKNLVGSVREGLSDLFSLPEGYEIILSLGGATAFWDAATFGLIERHSAHLTFGEFSTKFAKAAAGAPWLDAPSIVESPAGTAPDPRELSAEADVVAWAHNETSTSAMAEVTRPHPRNDQQLVVVDATSGAGGLPVHISDTDVYYFSPQKCFASDGGLWLAAMSPAALERIEKINASERYIPNFLNLQTAVENSRKNQTYNTPAIATLLMLNNQVQWMNANGGLDGMVERTTESSTTLYRWAESRPEATPFVAEPASRSLVVGTIDFAESVDAAALAATLRANGILDVEPYRKLGRNQLRIGMFPAIDPADIAKLTQCIDYVLDAK; encoded by the coding sequence ATGAGTACACCCGAACTTACGCTGCCTGCCGACCTCCTGCCTGCCGACGGCCGCTTTGGCTGCGGCCCCTCCAAGGTTCGCCCCGCCCAGCTTGCGGCCATTGACCCCGCGATCATGGGCACCTCTCACCGCCAGCCGGCAGTAAAGAACCTCGTAGGTTCGGTGCGGGAAGGCTTAAGCGATCTCTTCTCCCTACCAGAGGGCTACGAGATTATCCTTTCCCTAGGCGGCGCCACCGCCTTCTGGGATGCTGCCACCTTCGGACTCATCGAGCGCCACTCCGCCCACCTCACCTTTGGTGAGTTTTCCACTAAATTTGCCAAGGCCGCTGCGGGTGCACCCTGGCTCGATGCCCCCTCCATCGTGGAGTCCCCCGCGGGCACCGCGCCCGACCCACGCGAACTTTCTGCAGAGGCGGACGTCGTCGCTTGGGCACACAATGAAACCTCCACCAGCGCGATGGCAGAAGTCACCCGCCCGCACCCCCGCAATGATCAGCAGCTGGTGGTCGTGGACGCCACCTCCGGCGCGGGCGGCCTGCCCGTGCACATATCCGATACGGACGTCTATTACTTCTCGCCGCAAAAGTGCTTTGCTTCCGACGGCGGCCTGTGGCTCGCCGCCATGTCCCCCGCCGCGCTGGAGCGGATTGAGAAAATCAACGCCTCCGAGCGCTATATCCCCAACTTCCTCAACCTGCAGACCGCGGTAGAGAACTCGCGCAAGAACCAGACTTATAACACCCCGGCAATCGCTACCCTGCTCATGCTGAATAACCAGGTCCAGTGGATGAATGCCAACGGCGGCCTGGACGGCATGGTTGAGCGCACTACCGAATCCTCCACCACGCTGTATCGCTGGGCCGAATCCCGCCCGGAGGCCACTCCCTTCGTCGCGGAGCCTGCGTCCCGCTCGCTCGTGGTAGGCACCATCGACTTCGCAGAGTCCGTCGATGCCGCAGCGCTCGCCGCTACCCTGCGCGCCAACGGCATCCTGGACGTGGAGCCGTACCGCAAGCTGGGTCGCAACCAACTGCGCATCGGCATGTTCCCGGCCATCGATCCGGCCGATATCGCCAAGCTGACCCAATGCATCGACTACGTCTTGGATGCGAAATAA
- a CDS encoding DUF1906 domain-containing protein — translation MSPSFSRRGLFKIGALALTAGAIGAAAPNAAALGPVRGTIIDFSAGVPSPQAIKNAGHMGAIRYVSDKRPGAAWMTGKPVTLKETKANAAADLPTASVYQFGRAETADWKQGAAGAAIHAPKAIALHKKAGGPTNRPIYIAIDDNPTREQYTRQIRPYLQAFSKTLELAGYQTGIYGNYSTIEWAIQDGIGKYFWMHDWGSNGKIHPRTTIHQLPHGKQQTIGGVIVDVNEVYAEDWGQWTPGESAAPAPAKKPTTKKPQPKPQPQTKAPSNGSSDLVNQLSSQLQSKHPELPELPQVTANGVTYNGKTLSNEQIRQLAKIVAETVSKAR, via the coding sequence ATGTCACCGTCTTTCTCCCGTCGCGGTCTTTTTAAGATCGGCGCTCTCGCCCTAACCGCAGGTGCTATCGGCGCTGCCGCACCGAATGCAGCGGCACTCGGACCGGTGCGCGGCACCATCATTGATTTCTCCGCCGGCGTACCTTCCCCGCAGGCAATTAAGAATGCCGGCCACATGGGCGCGATTCGCTACGTCTCCGACAAGCGCCCCGGCGCTGCGTGGATGACCGGCAAGCCGGTAACCCTCAAAGAAACTAAGGCCAATGCAGCAGCAGACCTGCCCACGGCGTCGGTCTACCAATTCGGCCGTGCGGAAACCGCCGATTGGAAGCAGGGCGCAGCTGGTGCAGCAATACACGCACCGAAGGCGATTGCGTTGCACAAGAAGGCAGGCGGCCCCACCAACCGTCCGATTTACATCGCGATCGACGATAACCCCACCCGGGAGCAGTATACCCGCCAAATCCGCCCCTACCTGCAGGCGTTTTCCAAGACGCTAGAGCTGGCCGGTTACCAGACGGGCATCTACGGCAACTACAGCACTATTGAGTGGGCGATCCAGGATGGCATCGGCAAGTACTTCTGGATGCATGACTGGGGTTCCAACGGCAAGATTCACCCGCGCACCACTATCCACCAGCTGCCGCACGGCAAGCAGCAGACCATTGGCGGCGTCATCGTTGACGTCAATGAGGTCTACGCCGAAGACTGGGGCCAGTGGACGCCCGGCGAGTCCGCGGCACCTGCACCGGCAAAGAAGCCGACCACCAAGAAGCCACAGCCAAAGCCGCAGCCGCAGACCAAGGCCCCGAGCAATGGCTCGTCCGACTTGGTCAATCAGCTCAGCTCGCAACTACAGAGCAAGCACCCAGAGCTACCAGAACTTCCGCAGGTCACCGCCAATGGCGTGACCTATAATGGCAAGACGTTGAGCAACGAACAGATTCGTCAGCTAGCGAAGATCGTCGCAGAGACAGTCTCTAAGGCGCGGTAG
- a CDS encoding DUF485 domain-containing protein, with protein sequence MSDVAATPVSRREPTGSEFIAMRDSAKFGELRRTYRSFTFPMTVAFFVWYVVYVLAAVFAPGFMATELGGGWNIGLVFGLAQFLTTFIITWIYVKYANKNIEPKSAAIREELEGI encoded by the coding sequence ATGAGTGACGTAGCTGCAACTCCTGTCTCGCGCCGTGAACCCACCGGTAGCGAGTTCATCGCGATGCGCGACTCCGCCAAATTCGGCGAGCTGCGCCGCACCTACCGGAGTTTTACCTTCCCTATGACCGTGGCCTTCTTCGTGTGGTACGTGGTCTACGTTCTTGCCGCCGTGTTTGCCCCAGGCTTCATGGCAACCGAGCTCGGCGGCGGCTGGAACATCGGCCTAGTCTTCGGCCTTGCCCAGTTCCTCACCACCTTCATCATCACGTGGATTTACGTGAAGTACGCCAATAAGAATATCGAGCCGAAGTCGGCCGCCATCCGTGAAGAACTGGAGGGCATCTAA
- the sepH gene encoding septation protein SepH — protein MRELFPVDSESTETSLVLRTEDGEEFFLSITDELREALQGEQEETPEEEPAAPAISLAKPTKPEPVEEIKVRPAEIQNRIRAGASAAELAEEMGVTESRIEPFAYPVMLERNRIAEIAKQAHPVREDGPAKLTLWEVLATAFAARGHSLSESTWDAYRHQGESWIVRVTWKAGLSENEAEWYFKQSMSSPATVEARNSVAADLTDPDFVQPVRSLTSLGSGRYDEAIDGDQPSNVTDLTAPTTPPEEPEEEEFLQNPSPEEKPTKRRRKAVTPHWEDVLLGVRSNTKRPRD, from the coding sequence ATGCGCGAGCTGTTCCCAGTTGACAGCGAGTCGACCGAAACCTCTTTGGTGCTGCGCACCGAAGACGGCGAAGAGTTTTTCCTCTCCATCACCGATGAGCTGCGTGAGGCCCTGCAGGGCGAGCAGGAGGAAACCCCGGAAGAGGAACCGGCGGCTCCGGCCATCAGCCTGGCCAAGCCCACCAAACCGGAACCGGTGGAAGAGATAAAGGTCCGCCCGGCGGAGATCCAAAACCGCATCCGCGCCGGCGCCTCTGCGGCGGAGCTGGCGGAAGAAATGGGCGTGACCGAATCTCGCATCGAGCCCTTCGCCTACCCGGTCATGCTAGAGCGCAACCGCATCGCGGAGATTGCCAAGCAGGCCCACCCTGTCCGCGAGGACGGGCCGGCAAAGCTCACCTTGTGGGAGGTTCTGGCCACCGCCTTTGCCGCCCGTGGACACTCGCTCTCCGAGTCCACCTGGGACGCCTACCGCCACCAGGGCGAGTCCTGGATCGTGCGCGTCACGTGGAAGGCCGGCCTGTCCGAGAACGAGGCCGAGTGGTACTTCAAGCAGTCCATGTCCTCGCCTGCCACGGTGGAGGCGCGTAACTCAGTGGCCGCGGACCTGACGGACCCGGATTTCGTGCAGCCGGTGCGCTCGCTGACCTCGCTGGGCAGCGGCCGCTATGACGAAGCTATCGATGGCGACCAGCCCAGCAACGTCACGGACCTCACCGCGCCGACCACCCCTCCGGAAGAGCCGGAGGAAGAGGAGTTCTTGCAAAACCCCTCGCCAGAAGAAAAGCCCACCAAGCGCCGCCGCAAGGCCGTCACCCCACATTGGGAGGACGTGCTGCTCGGCGTTCGCTCCAATACCAAGCGCCCTAGGGACTAA
- a CDS encoding citrate synthase has translation MASEDNKVVLQYPGGEYEMDIKQSTEGDSGFDISKLRNETGLVTFDPGYTSTGSTESKITFINGEEGILRHRGYDIADLAENASFNEVSYLLIKGHLPNEEELSHFNREIRHHTLLDEDFKAAFNIFPRNAHPMAVLASSLNILSAYYQDQLNPLDPEQLDKATVRLLAKVPMLAAYAYRASQGKPYMYPDNSLNARENFLRMMFGYPTEEYEVDPVVAKALDKLLILHADHEQNCSTSTVRMIGSAQANMFVSIAGGINALSGPLHGGANQAVLEMLEDIQNNHDGDATDFMNRVKNKEKGVRLMGFGHRVYKNYDPRAAIVKETAHEIIEHLGGDPMLDLAMKLEDIALNDDYFVSRKLYPNVDFYTGLIYRAMGFPTDFFTVLFAIGRLPGWIAQYREQLEINTKINRPRQIYTGESLRKVTPRSER, from the coding sequence GTGGCTTCTGAAGACAACAAGGTAGTGCTCCAGTACCCAGGCGGCGAGTACGAGATGGACATCAAGCAGTCCACCGAGGGCGACTCCGGCTTTGACATTTCCAAGCTCCGTAACGAGACCGGGCTCGTTACCTTCGACCCTGGTTATACCTCCACCGGTTCCACCGAGTCCAAGATCACCTTCATTAACGGTGAAGAGGGCATCCTGCGCCACCGCGGTTACGATATCGCGGACCTGGCGGAAAACGCTTCCTTTAACGAGGTTTCCTATCTGCTGATCAAGGGTCATCTGCCAAACGAGGAAGAGCTCAGCCACTTTAACCGCGAAATCCGCCACCACACCCTGTTGGATGAGGACTTCAAGGCCGCGTTCAATATCTTCCCGCGCAACGCGCACCCAATGGCCGTGCTGGCTTCCTCCCTTAACATTCTTTCCGCGTACTACCAGGACCAGCTCAACCCGCTGGACCCGGAGCAGCTGGATAAGGCCACCGTCCGCCTGCTGGCTAAGGTTCCAATGCTGGCTGCGTATGCTTACCGCGCGTCTCAGGGCAAGCCTTATATGTACCCGGACAATAGCCTGAACGCCCGCGAGAACTTCCTGCGCATGATGTTCGGTTACCCCACCGAGGAGTACGAGGTGGACCCGGTTGTAGCTAAGGCGCTGGATAAGCTGCTCATTCTGCACGCTGACCACGAGCAGAACTGCTCCACCTCCACCGTGCGCATGATTGGTTCCGCTCAGGCCAATATGTTCGTCTCCATCGCCGGCGGCATTAACGCCCTGTCCGGTCCGCTGCACGGCGGCGCAAACCAGGCAGTTCTGGAGATGCTGGAAGATATCCAGAACAACCACGATGGTGACGCTACCGACTTCATGAACCGCGTGAAGAATAAGGAAAAGGGCGTTCGCCTCATGGGCTTTGGTCACCGCGTGTACAAGAACTACGACCCACGCGCGGCCATCGTTAAGGAGACCGCGCACGAGATCATTGAGCACCTGGGCGGCGACCCAATGCTGGATCTGGCCATGAAGCTGGAAGATATTGCGCTGAATGACGACTACTTCGTCTCCCGCAAGCTCTACCCGAACGTGGACTTCTACACCGGCCTGATCTACCGCGCCATGGGCTTCCCGACGGACTTCTTTACCGTCCTCTTCGCCATCGGCCGCCTGCCGGGCTGGATTGCACAGTACCGCGAGCAGCTGGAGATCAACACCAAGATCAACCGTCCGCGCCAGATTTACACCGGCGAGTCCCTGCGTAAGGTCACCCCGCGTAGCGAGCGTTAA
- a CDS encoding solute symporter family protein, with amino-acid sequence MTTTTLAAESSAGNPILNISIFAIFLIVTMAVVLRAGKTTKEASDFYTGGGSFSGRQNGLAISGDYLSAASFLGIVGAVALNGYDGFLYSVGFFVAWLVALMLVAEPMRNVGRFTMADVLSFRLKQKPVRVAASIATLFVTLFYLIAQMAGAGSLVAVLLDIHDFKWQALVVGIVGVLMIVYVLVGGMKGTTYVQMIKAVLLVAGVVIMCFLVFIALRGGFSTLFNNAIDMHAASEQIKEKGYEAKDIMAPGLKYGATTATKLDFISLGISLVLGVGGLPHVLMRFYTVPTATEARRSVTWAIVIIGAFYLMTLVLGYGAAALVGPDRILAAPGGANAAVPLLAMEIGGSIFMAIISAVAFATVLAVVAGLAITASASIAHDIYHAVIRNGESTEAEQVRVSQATVVVLGIVSIILGILAMTQNVAFLVSLAFAVAASANLPTILYSLYWRRFNTAGAVASMYTGVVSCLVLIFFSPAVSGSESSMFPGADWAIFPLSSPGLVSIPLSFFVGWLVSIMTKPDNFEELSAEMEVRSLTGVGVEAPVQH; translated from the coding sequence ATGACTACCACCACCCTTGCCGCCGAGTCTTCCGCCGGCAACCCCATCCTGAATATTTCCATCTTCGCCATCTTCCTTATCGTCACCATGGCGGTGGTGCTGCGCGCCGGTAAAACCACCAAGGAAGCCTCGGACTTCTACACCGGCGGCGGCAGCTTCTCCGGACGCCAGAACGGCCTGGCCATCTCCGGTGACTACCTCTCCGCCGCATCCTTCCTCGGCATCGTCGGCGCGGTGGCGCTCAATGGCTACGACGGCTTCTTGTACTCGGTGGGCTTCTTCGTCGCCTGGCTGGTAGCACTCATGCTCGTCGCCGAGCCCATGCGTAACGTCGGCCGCTTTACCATGGCGGACGTCCTATCCTTCCGCCTGAAGCAAAAGCCCGTGCGCGTGGCGGCGTCCATCGCCACCCTCTTCGTCACGCTCTTCTACCTCATCGCGCAGATGGCCGGCGCCGGCTCGCTGGTGGCCGTGCTGTTGGATATCCACGACTTCAAGTGGCAGGCCCTCGTCGTGGGCATCGTGGGTGTGCTCATGATCGTCTACGTCCTGGTCGGCGGCATGAAGGGCACCACCTACGTGCAGATGATTAAGGCCGTGCTTCTGGTCGCCGGCGTGGTCATCATGTGTTTCTTGGTCTTCATTGCCCTGCGCGGCGGATTTAGCACCCTGTTTAATAACGCCATCGACATGCACGCCGCCTCCGAGCAGATTAAGGAGAAGGGCTACGAGGCCAAGGACATCATGGCCCCTGGCCTGAAGTACGGCGCCACCACCGCCACCAAGCTGGACTTTATCTCCCTGGGCATTTCCCTGGTACTCGGCGTGGGCGGCCTGCCGCACGTGCTGATGCGCTTCTACACCGTGCCCACCGCCACTGAGGCGCGCCGGTCCGTTACCTGGGCGATCGTCATCATCGGTGCCTTCTACCTCATGACCCTGGTTCTGGGCTACGGCGCAGCTGCGCTGGTGGGGCCGGACCGTATCCTGGCCGCGCCGGGCGGGGCCAATGCCGCGGTGCCGCTACTCGCAATGGAGATTGGCGGCTCCATCTTCATGGCGATTATTTCTGCCGTGGCCTTCGCTACCGTGCTCGCCGTGGTGGCCGGCCTGGCCATTACCGCCTCGGCGTCCATTGCGCACGATATCTACCACGCGGTCATCCGTAACGGCGAGTCCACCGAGGCCGAGCAGGTCCGCGTCTCCCAGGCCACCGTGGTGGTTCTTGGCATCGTTTCCATCATCTTGGGCATCCTGGCCATGACCCAGAACGTGGCCTTCCTGGTCTCCCTGGCGTTTGCGGTGGCGGCCTCCGCCAACCTGCCGACCATCCTGTACTCCCTGTACTGGCGCCGCTTCAACACCGCGGGCGCGGTGGCTTCCATGTATACCGGCGTGGTGTCCTGCCTGGTGCTTATCTTCTTCTCCCCGGCAGTCTCCGGTTCTGAGAGCTCCATGTTCCCAGGTGCGGACTGGGCCATCTTCCCGCTTTCCTCGCCGGGCTTGGTCTCCATTCCGCTATCCTTCTTCGTCGGCTGGCTGGTCTCCATCATGACCAAACCGGACAACTTTGAGGAGCTTTCCGCAGAGATGGAAGTTCGCTCCCTTACCGGCGTGGGCGTGGAGGCACCCGTGCAGCATTAA
- a CDS encoding DUF6928 family protein produces the protein MDISHAVLTLWYISQPNAEEVLKTEPKADRGFGRKFLAQLDPTFPVTPIGQFPLNRSAQTDPNEYYIGGYPGITVVQTVCEGDSVLLSQLPDTLLNAVPAQRVIALASNEKEGYAGFALWEGGDLKRCLCATREHLYEDTGLPEPFEAPYWAGEKYEPLGGISLPFEPQGIMEAAQEYWLDIEVGHDGPDLDVVGYAVDGRPEPKIDPPKPKRTVGELAAQSANKLGLNDYDDYEDHSAEPESTGEEIISTAKHLGSLIGNWSAQTFKSLKERWRS, from the coding sequence GTGGACATCTCTCACGCAGTACTTACTCTCTGGTACATCTCTCAGCCCAATGCGGAAGAGGTGTTGAAGACCGAGCCCAAGGCGGATCGCGGCTTTGGGCGGAAATTCCTCGCCCAGCTGGATCCGACCTTCCCGGTCACGCCGATTGGGCAATTCCCGCTCAACCGCTCCGCACAAACGGACCCGAACGAGTACTACATCGGCGGCTACCCCGGCATCACCGTGGTGCAAACGGTCTGCGAGGGGGATTCTGTTCTTCTGTCCCAGCTGCCGGACACGCTCCTTAATGCGGTGCCCGCCCAGCGCGTCATTGCGCTGGCGAGCAACGAGAAAGAAGGCTACGCCGGCTTTGCCCTGTGGGAGGGCGGCGATCTCAAGCGTTGCCTGTGCGCTACCCGCGAGCACCTCTACGAGGACACCGGCCTGCCCGAGCCCTTCGAGGCGCCCTACTGGGCAGGCGAAAAGTATGAGCCGCTGGGCGGAATCTCCCTGCCTTTCGAGCCGCAGGGCATCATGGAAGCAGCCCAGGAGTACTGGCTCGACATCGAGGTCGGTCACGATGGCCCGGACCTAGACGTTGTGGGCTACGCGGTCGACGGCCGCCCAGAGCCAAAGATCGACCCGCCGAAGCCCAAGCGCACCGTGGGGGAACTAGCCGCGCAGTCGGCCAATAAGCTGGGCCTGAACGACTATGACGACTACGAGGACCACAGCGCCGAGCCGGAATCCACCGGCGAGGAAATCATCTCCACCGCCAAGCACTTGGGCTCGCTCATTGGCAATTGGAGCGCTCAGACGTTTAAGTCGCTCAAGGAGCGCTGGCGCTCATAA